The following proteins are encoded in a genomic region of Phragmites australis chromosome 9, lpPhrAust1.1, whole genome shotgun sequence:
- the LOC133929199 gene encoding F-box protein At5g46170-like has translation MAEDPVVSRRWSCDPGGDDRWLLGAAGNDHFDRLPDALLLVIFNRIGDVKALGRCSLVSRRFHELIPLVDSVLVRVDCVIPDEPPSSSSSPSAPSSPTASVRARGVFSQIARIVLGGIVKPIQALGQILSPANSAPVSSASSASSSTSSSLPPGDVSHHSPSEVLRSFKELRHLRIELPAGELGMNDGVMLKWKAYFGSTLGSCVILGASSASPSSVGSDGAGAGTAPAVDSGRGEPDDSGNIPESFYTNGGLKLRVVWTISSLIAAAARHYLLQPIIADHTTLESLDLTDADGQGVLTMDKWQLQELRMRPVSASGGSHRTLMPELSMQLWYAPCIELPVGLVLNGATLVAIKPSEEATRDTVGNGASGSAWVLDAFEEPYRTAVRMLLKRRTYSLEMNSF, from the coding sequence atggccGAAGATCCCGTGGTGTCCCGCCGCTGGAGCTGCGACCCCGGCGGCGACGACCGCTGGCTCTTGGGAGCCGCTGGCAACGACCACTTCGACCGCCTCCCCGAcgcgctcctcctcgtcatcttcaACCGCATCGGTGACGTCAAGGCGCTCGGCCGCTGCTCCCTCGTCTCCCGCCGCTTCCACGAGCTCATTCCCCTCGTCGACTCCGTCCTCGTCCGCGTAGACTGCGTCATCCCCGACGagcccccctcctcctcctcgtccccgtCGGCGCCGTCCTCTCCTACGGCCTCCGTGCGCGCCCGCGGGGTCTTCTCACAGATCGCGCGCATCGTGCTCGGCGGCATCGTGAAGCCCATCCAGGCGCTCGGTCAGATCCTCTCCCCCGCCAACTCCGCCCCCGTCTCCTCGGCATCCTCCGCTTCCTCCTCCACTTCGTCGTCGCTGCCTCCTGGCGACGTGTCGCACCACTCGCCCTCGGAGGTTCTCCGCTCTTTCAAGGAGCTCCGCCACCTGCGCATCGAGCTCCCGGCGGGTGAGCTCGGCATGAACGATGGCGTGATGCTCAAGTGGAAGGCTTACTTCGGGTCCACGCTAGGCAGCTGCGTCATCCTCGGCGCGTCCTCAGCCTCTCCGTCCTCCGTTGGCTCGGATGGCGCGGGCGCTGGCACAGCTCCCGCTGTTGACAGTGGCCGTGGCGAGCCTGACGATTCAGGAAACATCCCGGAGTCATTCTACACAAACGGGGGGTTGAAGCTGCGGGTGGTGTGGACCATCAGCTCGCTGATTGCGGCAGCGGCGAGGCATTACTTGCTGCAGCCGATCATTGCCGACCACACGACGCTGGAGAGCTTGGACCTGACGGACGCGGATGGGCAAGGAGTGCTCACCATGGACAAGTGGCAACTGCAGGAGCTGCGGATGAGGCCGGTATCAGCATCTGGGGGCTCGCACCGGACGCTCATGCCAGAGCTTAGCATGCAGCTGTGGTATGCGCCATGCATTGAGCTGCCTGTGGGGTTGGTGCTGAATGGTGCGACGCTGGTGGCCATCAAGCCAAGCGAGGAGGCAACAAGGGACACAGTTGGGAATGGGGCTTCTGGGTCGGCCTGGGTTTTAGATGCCTTTGAGGAGCCATATCGGACAGCAGTGAGGATGCTCCTCAAGCGGAGGACTTACAGCCTTGAGATGAATTCATTCTAA
- the LOC133929195 gene encoding ubiquitin carboxyl-terminal hydrolase 25-like isoform X2 — MAPTAEPSSPPRRPRTGPPPGLKNLGNTCYLNSVLQCLASTPPLATFCLASRHSNLCKKVFPNRDKECAFCVLERQIARLLRADAGALDSPAKIIRCLPLFADHFRWGRQEDAHEFLRYVIDACHTAGLRMRKRLPAADANGNCGEEEGRGQGPCMVMKETFGGALLSQVKCLVCKGESNKTDEIMDISLDLPGSSSVGDALARFFQPEILEGANKYSCERCKKLTSARKQMFILRAPKVLVIQLKRFGGINGGKINRNIEFKEALVLSDFIYNKNQDSQPVYNLFGSIVHSGLSPESGHYYAYVKDAIGRWYCCNDSHVSISSSQEVLSEKVYILFYILSLKTQKPSTNGYSSTAVKSFSTNGNGISRTTSSETQKVPLVKQNGSCSTKGNAQLSLTNGKNTSGPHIKPIHLKNSATEKLKSNGNVNLTSRNNLEINESATPSESNGYKTGKLAEPGKKITNSTISCKKMDDNSERISQDANGNGHPICFQYLVENSNAEATCAQQYSEQSSSAVASKSSVLYQEESANSVKAGVTSANNSACLKRPLEEEKLKEMLAESANSELRSSVWVDDVCNFMRLEKRQRIQNKDMPRDIDAMRKQLVDSARMFRSKIPEPLREHLIQLLKLYFEGKFSSDA; from the exons ATGGCCCCGACCGCGGAGCCGTCTTCGCCGCCGCGGCGACCCCGTACGGGCCCGCCTCCGGGGCTGAAGAACCTCGGCAACACCTGCTACCTTAACAGCGTCCTCCAGTGCCTTGCCTCCACGCCGCCCCTCGCCACGTTCTGTCTCGCCTCTCGCCACTCCAATCTGT gcAAGAAGGTGTTCCCGAACAGGGACAAGGAGTGCGCGTTCTGCGTGCTCGAGCGGCAGATCGCGCGGCTGCTTAGGGCAGATGCAGGGGCCCTCGACTCGCCAGCGAAGATCATCCGCTGCCTGCCCCTCTTCGCCGATCACTTCCGGTGGGGCCGCCAGGAGGACGCCCACGAGTTCCTCCGCTACGTCATAGACGCCTGTCACACTGCTGGTCTCCGCATGCGCAAGCGGCTTCCTGCGGCAGATGCCAATGGAAACTGTGGTGAGGAGGAGGGCCGGGGGCAGGGACCGTGTATGGTGATGAAGGAGACGTTTGGTGGGGCGCTGCTCAGTCAGGTGAAGTGCCTTGTGTGCAAGGGAGAGTCAAACAAGACCGACGAGATCATGGACATCAGTCTTGACCTGCCCGGGAGCAGTTCTGTTGGTGATGCCCTTGCCCGCTTCTTTCAGCCGGAGATATTGGAGGGTGCAAACAAGTATAGTTGCGAAAG ATGCAAAAAGCTCACTTCAGCACGGAAGCAAATGTTTATACTCAGGGCACCTAAGGTGCTTGTCATTCAACTCAAG AGGTTTGGGGGAATAAATGGTGGAAAGATCAACAGGAATATTGAATTCAAGGAGGCTCTTGTTCTTTCTGACTTCATTTATAATAAAAACCAG GATTCACAACCAGTATATAATCTTTTTGGCAGTATCGTCCACTCAGGGCTCTCCCCAGAGTCTGGTCACTACTATGCATATGTTAAG GATGCTATTGGTCGGTGGTATTGTTGTAATGATTCCCATGTCTCCATATCAAGCTCTCAGGAAGTTTTGTCTGAGAAGGTCTATATCCTATTTTATATACTGAGTTTGAAAACTCAAAAGCCTAGTACAAATGGTTACTCTTCTACTGCAGTTAAATCTTTCAGCACCAATGGAAATGGCATATCAAGAACCACATCTAGTGAGACCCAGAAGGTACCTTTAGTAAAACAGAATGGTTCATGTTCGACCAAAGGTAATGCACAGCTATCCCTAACGAATGGCAAGAACACATCAGGGCCACATATCAAGCCAATTCACTTGAAGAATAGTGCAACAGAAAAGCTTAAGTCAAATGGCAACGTAAACCTCACTTCAAGAAATAATCTAGAAATTAATGAGAGTGCTACACCATCAGAATCGAACGGGTATAAGACTGGAAAATTGGCGGAACCCGGTAAAAAGATTACTAACAGCACTATTTCTTGTAAAAAGATGGATGATAATTCAGAAAGAATATCGCAGGATGCAAATGGAAATGGACATCCAATTTGTTTCCAATATCTTGTTGAGAACAGTAATGCTGAGGCCACATGTGCTCAACAATATTCTGAGCAGTCATCTAGTGCTGTTGCCTCTAAAAGTTCAGTTTTATACCAAGAAGAGTCTGCAAACTCAGTAAAGGCTGGGGTGACGTCAGCCAATAATAGTGCATGCTTGAAACGTCCACTTGAAGAAGAGAAGTTAAAAGAAAT GCTTGCTGAGTCAGCCAATTCTGAGCTTCGGTCATCAGTTTGGGTGGATGATGTCTGTAATTTCATGCGCTTGGAAAAGAGACAGCGTATTCAAAATAAAGACATGCCTCGGGATATTGATGCAATGAG AAAGCAGCTAGTAGATTCTGCAAGAATGTTTAGGTCAAAAATTCCGGAGCCACTGAGGGAACATCTCATTCAACTCCTGAAATTGTACTTTGAGGGCAAATTTTCATCGGATGCTTAG
- the LOC133929195 gene encoding ubiquitin carboxyl-terminal hydrolase 25-like isoform X1, which yields MAPTAEPSSPPRRPRTGPPPGLKNLGNTCYLNSVLQCLASTPPLATFCLASRHSNLCKKVFPNRDKECAFCVLERQIARLLRADAGALDSPAKIIRCLPLFADHFRWGRQEDAHEFLRYVIDACHTAGLRMRKRLPAADANGNCGEEEGRGQGPCMVMKETFGGALLSQVKCLVCKGESNKTDEIMDISLDLPGSSSVGDALARFFQPEILEGANKYSCERCKKLTSARKQMFILRAPKVLVIQLKRFGGINGGKINRNIEFKEALVLSDFIYNKNQLQDSQPVYNLFGSIVHSGLSPESGHYYAYVKDAIGRWYCCNDSHVSISSSQEVLSEKVYILFYILSLKTQKPSTNGYSSTAVKSFSTNGNGISRTTSSETQKVPLVKQNGSCSTKGNAQLSLTNGKNTSGPHIKPIHLKNSATEKLKSNGNVNLTSRNNLEINESATPSESNGYKTGKLAEPGKKITNSTISCKKMDDNSERISQDANGNGHPICFQYLVENSNAEATCAQQYSEQSSSAVASKSSVLYQEESANSVKAGVTSANNSACLKRPLEEEKLKEMLAESANSELRSSVWVDDVCNFMRLEKRQRIQNKDMPRDIDAMRKQLVDSARMFRSKIPEPLREHLIQLLKLYFEGKFSSDA from the exons ATGGCCCCGACCGCGGAGCCGTCTTCGCCGCCGCGGCGACCCCGTACGGGCCCGCCTCCGGGGCTGAAGAACCTCGGCAACACCTGCTACCTTAACAGCGTCCTCCAGTGCCTTGCCTCCACGCCGCCCCTCGCCACGTTCTGTCTCGCCTCTCGCCACTCCAATCTGT gcAAGAAGGTGTTCCCGAACAGGGACAAGGAGTGCGCGTTCTGCGTGCTCGAGCGGCAGATCGCGCGGCTGCTTAGGGCAGATGCAGGGGCCCTCGACTCGCCAGCGAAGATCATCCGCTGCCTGCCCCTCTTCGCCGATCACTTCCGGTGGGGCCGCCAGGAGGACGCCCACGAGTTCCTCCGCTACGTCATAGACGCCTGTCACACTGCTGGTCTCCGCATGCGCAAGCGGCTTCCTGCGGCAGATGCCAATGGAAACTGTGGTGAGGAGGAGGGCCGGGGGCAGGGACCGTGTATGGTGATGAAGGAGACGTTTGGTGGGGCGCTGCTCAGTCAGGTGAAGTGCCTTGTGTGCAAGGGAGAGTCAAACAAGACCGACGAGATCATGGACATCAGTCTTGACCTGCCCGGGAGCAGTTCTGTTGGTGATGCCCTTGCCCGCTTCTTTCAGCCGGAGATATTGGAGGGTGCAAACAAGTATAGTTGCGAAAG ATGCAAAAAGCTCACTTCAGCACGGAAGCAAATGTTTATACTCAGGGCACCTAAGGTGCTTGTCATTCAACTCAAG AGGTTTGGGGGAATAAATGGTGGAAAGATCAACAGGAATATTGAATTCAAGGAGGCTCTTGTTCTTTCTGACTTCATTTATAATAAAAACCAG CTGCAGGATTCACAACCAGTATATAATCTTTTTGGCAGTATCGTCCACTCAGGGCTCTCCCCAGAGTCTGGTCACTACTATGCATATGTTAAG GATGCTATTGGTCGGTGGTATTGTTGTAATGATTCCCATGTCTCCATATCAAGCTCTCAGGAAGTTTTGTCTGAGAAGGTCTATATCCTATTTTATATACTGAGTTTGAAAACTCAAAAGCCTAGTACAAATGGTTACTCTTCTACTGCAGTTAAATCTTTCAGCACCAATGGAAATGGCATATCAAGAACCACATCTAGTGAGACCCAGAAGGTACCTTTAGTAAAACAGAATGGTTCATGTTCGACCAAAGGTAATGCACAGCTATCCCTAACGAATGGCAAGAACACATCAGGGCCACATATCAAGCCAATTCACTTGAAGAATAGTGCAACAGAAAAGCTTAAGTCAAATGGCAACGTAAACCTCACTTCAAGAAATAATCTAGAAATTAATGAGAGTGCTACACCATCAGAATCGAACGGGTATAAGACTGGAAAATTGGCGGAACCCGGTAAAAAGATTACTAACAGCACTATTTCTTGTAAAAAGATGGATGATAATTCAGAAAGAATATCGCAGGATGCAAATGGAAATGGACATCCAATTTGTTTCCAATATCTTGTTGAGAACAGTAATGCTGAGGCCACATGTGCTCAACAATATTCTGAGCAGTCATCTAGTGCTGTTGCCTCTAAAAGTTCAGTTTTATACCAAGAAGAGTCTGCAAACTCAGTAAAGGCTGGGGTGACGTCAGCCAATAATAGTGCATGCTTGAAACGTCCACTTGAAGAAGAGAAGTTAAAAGAAAT GCTTGCTGAGTCAGCCAATTCTGAGCTTCGGTCATCAGTTTGGGTGGATGATGTCTGTAATTTCATGCGCTTGGAAAAGAGACAGCGTATTCAAAATAAAGACATGCCTCGGGATATTGATGCAATGAG AAAGCAGCTAGTAGATTCTGCAAGAATGTTTAGGTCAAAAATTCCGGAGCCACTGAGGGAACATCTCATTCAACTCCTGAAATTGTACTTTGAGGGCAAATTTTCATCGGATGCTTAG